The proteins below are encoded in one region of Avibacterium volantium:
- the aceF gene encoding pyruvate dehydrogenase complex dihydrolipoyllysine-residue acetyltransferase has protein sequence MAKEIQIPDIGGDEVTVTEVMVKAGDTVEVDQSVINVEGDKASMEVPSPEAGVIKEVLVKVGDKVSTGTPMFILEGAAAAPAPAAEEKAAAPAAPQSAGGSVIEIHVPDIGGDEVNVTEILVNVGDSVAEEQSILNVEGDKASMEVPAPVAGVVKEILIKVGDKVSTGSLVMKFETTAAAPAAEAPAAPAAVSGGVQDVHVPDIGGDEVNVTEIMVAVGDSVSEEQSLITVEGDKASMEVPAPFAGVVKEILVKSGDKVSTGSLIMRFEVAGSAPAAAPAAQPAATAPAQTQAAAPAAPVQSAQPANQAEVTASASFAHATPVVRRLAREFGVNLDKVKGTGRKGRILKEDVQAYVKAAVKAVESGSVSAASTGAANGAGLGLLPWPKVDFSKFGEVEQVELGRIQKISGANLHRNWVMIPHVTQWDKADITDLEQFRKEQNVLAEKQKLDVKITPLVFIMKAVAKALEAYPRFNSSLSEDAQSLILKKYINIGVAVDTPNGLVVPVFKDVNKKGIIELSRELAEISKKARAGKLTASDMQGGCFTISSLGGIGGTQFTPIVNAPEVAILGVSKSEMTPVWNGKEFTPRLMLPLSLSYDHRVIDGADGARFITFINGVLSDLRRLVM, from the coding sequence ATGGCTAAAGAAATTCAAATTCCAGATATTGGTGGCGATGAAGTAACCGTTACCGAAGTAATGGTAAAAGCAGGTGACACGGTTGAAGTTGATCAATCAGTAATTAATGTTGAAGGCGATAAAGCATCAATGGAAGTACCTTCACCAGAAGCTGGTGTAATTAAAGAAGTATTAGTAAAAGTTGGCGATAAAGTTTCAACTGGTACACCAATGTTTATTTTAGAAGGGGCAGCAGCTGCACCAGCACCTGCCGCTGAAGAAAAAGCTGCAGCACCAGCAGCACCGCAAAGTGCGGGTGGTTCTGTGATTGAAATTCACGTTCCAGATATCGGTGGCGATGAAGTAAACGTAACTGAAATTTTAGTAAACGTAGGCGATAGCGTTGCAGAAGAGCAATCTATCTTAAACGTAGAAGGCGATAAAGCTTCTATGGAAGTGCCTGCACCTGTGGCTGGTGTGGTAAAAGAAATTCTTATCAAAGTAGGTGATAAAGTTTCAACGGGTTCATTAGTGATGAAATTTGAAACCACTGCCGCAGCGCCAGCTGCTGAAGCACCAGCAGCACCTGCAGCAGTATCTGGTGGCGTACAAGATGTTCACGTTCCAGATATTGGCGGTGATGAAGTAAACGTAACTGAAATTATGGTTGCTGTGGGGGATAGCGTTTCTGAAGAGCAATCATTAATCACTGTTGAGGGCGACAAAGCTTCAATGGAAGTTCCTGCACCATTTGCCGGTGTAGTGAAAGAAATCTTAGTGAAATCAGGGGATAAAGTTTCAACTGGTTCATTAATTATGCGTTTTGAAGTAGCGGGTTCAGCACCTGCAGCAGCCCCAGCGGCTCAACCAGCAGCGACAGCACCTGCACAAACTCAAGCGGCAGCACCTGCTGCGCCAGTACAATCAGCGCAGCCTGCTAACCAAGCAGAAGTTACAGCAAGTGCAAGTTTTGCTCACGCAACCCCTGTGGTTCGCCGTTTAGCTCGTGAGTTTGGGGTAAACCTAGATAAAGTGAAAGGAACAGGCCGTAAAGGTCGTATCCTGAAAGAAGACGTTCAAGCCTATGTGAAAGCCGCGGTGAAAGCGGTAGAAAGCGGTTCTGTATCTGCAGCATCAACAGGTGCAGCGAATGGTGCAGGTTTAGGCTTACTCCCTTGGCCGAAAGTGGACTTCAGCAAATTCGGTGAAGTAGAACAAGTTGAATTAGGCCGTATCCAAAAAATCTCTGGTGCAAACTTACACCGTAACTGGGTAATGATTCCACACGTAACACAATGGGATAAAGCAGACATCACAGATTTAGAGCAATTCCGTAAAGAGCAAAATGTGCTTGCGGAAAAACAAAAACTTGATGTAAAAATCACCCCACTTGTGTTTATTATGAAAGCGGTAGCGAAAGCCTTAGAAGCTTACCCACGCTTTAATAGCTCATTATCTGAAGATGCACAAAGCTTGATCTTGAAAAAATACATCAACATTGGTGTAGCGGTAGATACACCAAACGGCTTAGTTGTGCCTGTATTTAAAGATGTAAACAAAAAAGGCATCATCGAGCTTTCACGTGAATTAGCCGAAATCTCGAAAAAAGCACGTGCAGGTAAATTAACCGCATCTGATATGCAAGGTGGTTGTTTCACCATTTCAAGCCTAGGCGGTATTGGCGGTACACAATTTACCCCAATCGTGAATGCGCCAGAAGTGGCTATTTTAGGTGTGTCTAAATCTGAAATGACACCAGTGTGGAACGGTAAAGAATTCACCCCACGCTTAATGTTACCATTATCGCTCTCTTACGATCACCGTGTGATCGATGGGGCAGACGGTGCAAGATTTATCACCTTCATCAATGGCGTATTAAGCGACCTTCGCCGTTTAGTAATGTAA
- the aceE gene encoding pyruvate dehydrogenase (acetyl-transferring), homodimeric type, with the protein MSEMLRNDVDPVETNDWLLAIDSVIREEGVERAQFIIEQLMQHARANSVSLPTGVTTDYINTIPVEEEPNYPGNLDLERRIRSAIRWNAIMMVLRASKKDLELGGHMSSFQSSATIYEVCFNHFFKARTEKNGGDLVFFQGHISPGIYARAFVEGRLTEEQLDNFRQEVHGKGLSSYPHPKLMPEFWQFPTVSMGLGPLNAIYQARFLKYLHNRGLKDTADQTVYAFLGDGEMDEVESRGGLAFAAREKLDNLVFVINCNLQRLDGPVTGNGKIIQELEAQFNGCGWEVIKVVWGRRWDRLLQRDTSGKLLQLMMEVVDGDYQTFKAKDGAYVRKHFFGRYPETEALVAEMTDDEIWALNRGGHDPLKVFAAFNKAKQVKDKPVVLLVKTIKGYGMGDAAEGKNIAHQVKKMDMSGVKHVRDRFNIAVSDEDIEKLPYIKFEEGSEEYKYLHERRQALNGYLPTRAPRFTHELEVPALEEFAQLFEAQSRPISTTMAFVRSLNVLLKNKSVGKHIVPIIADEARTFGMEGLFRQIGIYNPHGQNYTPQDREQVSYYREAIDGQVLQEGINEQGATASWIAAATSYSTNNVPMIPFFVYYSMFGFQRVGDLMWLAGDQRARGFMIGGTSGRTTLNGEGLQHEDGQSHIQSAVIPNCISYDPAFAFEVPVIIQDGVRRMYGPEQEDVYYYITTLNETYDQPAMPKGAEEGIRKGIYKFETVTGQGKGKVQLLGSGAILRHVREAAKLLADDFGVTSDVYSVTSFTEVARDGADVERWNLLHPEAEPRTAYIAQVMNDAPAVAATDYIKLYAEQVRAFVPAQSYRVLGTDGFGRSDSRENLREHFEVNAHYVVIAALTELVKQGIFDKKVVADAIAKYGIDADKINPLYA; encoded by the coding sequence ATGTCAGAAATGTTAAGAAATGACGTAGATCCAGTCGAAACCAATGATTGGTTATTGGCGATCGATTCAGTAATTCGTGAAGAAGGTGTTGAAAGAGCACAGTTTATTATTGAGCAATTAATGCAGCACGCTCGTGCAAATTCAGTATCTTTACCAACAGGTGTTACCACAGATTATATTAATACTATCCCTGTTGAAGAAGAGCCGAACTATCCAGGTAATTTAGATCTTGAGCGCCGTATTCGTAGTGCGATTCGTTGGAATGCAATTATGATGGTATTAAGAGCTTCTAAGAAAGATTTAGAGCTTGGCGGCCATATGTCATCTTTCCAATCTTCTGCGACAATCTATGAAGTTTGTTTCAACCATTTCTTTAAAGCGCGTACCGAAAAAAATGGCGGCGACTTAGTTTTCTTCCAAGGTCATATTTCTCCGGGAATTTATGCGCGTGCTTTCGTTGAAGGTCGTTTAACTGAAGAGCAATTAGATAATTTCCGTCAAGAAGTTCACGGAAAAGGCCTTTCTTCTTACCCACACCCTAAATTAATGCCTGAATTCTGGCAATTCCCTACAGTATCAATGGGTCTTGGGCCATTGAATGCTATTTATCAAGCACGTTTCTTAAAATACTTACATAACCGTGGCTTGAAAGACACTGCAGATCAAACCGTTTACGCATTCTTAGGTGATGGCGAAATGGACGAAGTAGAATCTCGTGGTGGTCTTGCTTTCGCAGCGCGTGAAAAATTAGATAACCTTGTTTTCGTGATCAACTGTAACTTACAACGTTTAGACGGTCCAGTAACAGGTAACGGTAAAATTATCCAAGAATTAGAAGCACAATTTAACGGTTGTGGCTGGGAAGTGATCAAAGTTGTTTGGGGTCGCCGTTGGGATCGTTTATTACAACGTGATACGTCAGGCAAATTATTACAATTAATGATGGAAGTGGTTGATGGCGACTATCAAACCTTCAAAGCAAAAGATGGTGCTTATGTACGCAAACACTTCTTTGGTCGTTACCCTGAAACTGAAGCCTTAGTGGCAGAAATGACAGATGATGAAATTTGGGCATTAAACCGTGGTGGTCACGATCCATTAAAAGTTTTCGCTGCATTCAATAAAGCAAAACAAGTTAAAGACAAACCAGTTGTATTGCTTGTGAAAACCATCAAAGGTTATGGTATGGGTGATGCCGCTGAAGGTAAAAACATCGCTCACCAAGTTAAGAAAATGGATATGTCGGGTGTTAAACACGTTCGTGATCGTTTCAATATTGCGGTATCTGATGAAGATATTGAGAAATTACCATACATCAAGTTTGAAGAAGGTTCAGAAGAGTACAAATATCTTCACGAGCGCCGTCAAGCATTAAATGGTTATTTACCAACCCGTGCGCCGCGCTTTACTCACGAACTTGAAGTGCCAGCGTTAGAAGAGTTTGCGCAATTATTTGAAGCACAATCTCGCCCAATTTCAACCACAATGGCGTTTGTTCGTTCATTAAACGTATTGTTGAAAAATAAATCTGTGGGCAAACACATTGTGCCAATTATCGCAGACGAAGCGCGTACTTTCGGTATGGAAGGTTTATTCCGTCAAATCGGTATTTATAACCCACACGGACAAAACTACACCCCGCAAGATCGCGAACAAGTTTCTTACTATCGTGAAGCCATTGATGGTCAAGTGTTACAAGAAGGCATTAACGAACAAGGTGCAACAGCGTCTTGGATTGCCGCAGCAACTTCTTACAGCACAAACAACGTTCCAATGATTCCATTCTTTGTGTATTACTCAATGTTTGGTTTCCAACGTGTAGGCGATTTAATGTGGTTAGCAGGCGACCAACGTGCGCGTGGCTTTATGATCGGTGGTACATCAGGCCGTACAACATTGAACGGTGAAGGTTTACAACACGAAGATGGCCAAAGCCATATTCAATCAGCGGTAATTCCAAACTGTATCTCTTATGATCCAGCTTTCGCCTTTGAAGTACCAGTGATTATCCAAGACGGTGTTCGCCGTATGTACGGGCCAGAACAAGAAGATGTGTACTACTACATCACAACCTTAAACGAAACTTATGACCAACCAGCAATGCCAAAAGGTGCAGAAGAAGGTATCCGTAAAGGTATCTATAAATTCGAAACGGTAACTGGCCAAGGTAAAGGTAAAGTTCAATTATTAGGTTCTGGTGCGATTTTACGCCACGTTCGTGAAGCAGCGAAATTACTTGCAGATGATTTCGGCGTAACTTCTGATGTATATAGCGTAACTTCATTTACTGAAGTAGCGCGTGATGGTGCTGATGTAGAACGTTGGAACTTATTACACCCTGAAGCTGAGCCAAGAACAGCATACATTGCTCAAGTGATGAATGATGCGCCAGCGGTGGCTGCAACAGATTACATCAAACTTTATGCTGAACAAGTGCGTGCATTTGTTCCAGCGCAAAGCTATCGCGTTTTAGGTACTGACGGTTTTGGTCGTTCAGATAGCCGTGAAAACTTACGCGAGCATTTTGAAGTGAATGCACATTATGTGGTAATCGCAGCATTAACTGAGCTTGTTAAACAAGGTATCTTTGACAAGAAAGTGGTTGCAGATGCAATTGCAAAATATGGCATTGATGCAGATAAAATTAACCCACTTTACGCATAA
- the crr gene encoding PTS glucose transporter subunit IIA produces MGFFDKLFGSKSNKTVEVEIYAPLSGDIVNIEDVPDVVFSEKIVGDGIAIRPTGNKLVAPVDGVVGKIFETNHAFSMESTDGVELFVHFGIDTVELKGEGFRRVAEEGQTVKRGDTIIELDLELLEAKAKSVLTPVVISNMDEISHIEKKTGEVVAGESVVLVVKK; encoded by the coding sequence ATGGGTTTTTTTGATAAATTATTTGGTTCAAAAAGCAATAAAACCGTTGAAGTAGAGATTTATGCACCGCTTTCAGGTGATATTGTGAACATTGAAGATGTACCAGATGTTGTTTTCTCAGAAAAAATTGTTGGTGATGGTATTGCAATTCGCCCAACAGGTAACAAACTTGTAGCCCCTGTTGATGGTGTTGTAGGTAAAATCTTTGAAACCAATCACGCTTTCTCAATGGAATCTACCGATGGTGTGGAATTATTCGTTCACTTTGGTATTGATACCGTTGAATTAAAAGGTGAAGGTTTCAGACGCGTTGCTGAAGAAGGTCAAACCGTTAAACGTGGTGATACCATTATTGAATTAGATTTAGAATTACTTGAAGCCAAAGCAAAATCAGTGCTTACCCCTGTAGTGATTTCTAATATGGATGAAATTAGCCATATTGAGAAAAAGACAGGCGAAGTTGTTGCTGGCGAATCAGTTGTTCTTGTGGTGAAAAAATAA